A single region of the Camelus ferus isolate YT-003-E chromosome 2, BCGSAC_Cfer_1.0, whole genome shotgun sequence genome encodes:
- the ENAM gene encoding enamelin, whose protein sequence is MLLLQGRHGASFPKLDNWAPSGKMKILLVFLGLLGYSAAMPMQMPRIPGFSSKSEEMMRYGHFNFMNSPHMAHLGPLYGHGMQIPQLFPQYQMPMWPQPPPKVNHPQKPSSPSTPNHQSNTDQAPETQQPDQPQPQKLPPKWPSKQPSPTPTQPQEEAQTPEAFLPFGNGLFPYQQPPWHVPHRVPTGYGRPAVSNEEGGNPFFGYFGFHGFGGRPYYSEEMFEDFEKPKEEDPPKTESPATEPSTNSTVPETNSTQPNAPNPRGGQSGNDTSPSGNSGQGPNTVSNPTAQNGPVVNVSGQGVPRSQTPWGPSQTNFHENYPNPNIRSFPARRQWHPTGTAMGHRQNGPFYRNQQIQRGPRWNSFALEGKQAVHPGYPLYRKAYASTARGNALNYAGNPVNFRRKPQGPNKYPMGTNVAPLDPKHGTVGGNENIQNPRENPVSQKERTVTPTMDPNGPWRNSQDYGVNKSNYKLPHPEGNMLAPNFNSIDQNSYYPRGDSKRAPNSEGQIQSQNLPKGIILEPRRIPYESETKQPELTQNTYQPVYPEGIPSPARERFPTGRNTWNQQEISPPFKEDPGKQEEHLSHLSHGSRGRVYYPDYRPYDPRGNSPYLRSNTWGERDDSPNTVRQPENPHYPMNTPDPKETIHYNEEDPTDTTGDEPFPGQSRWGVEESSFKGGPTVRTYEGKQQYTSNQPKEYLPYYLDNPSKPREDLPYGEFYPWNPDENFLSYNIAPTVPPPVESRGYYVNNAAEQEESTRFPYWNSWDQRIQAQGQKEIRPYFNRNFWDQTTNLHKVPTSSLHQENKPYSSNSPAGLQKNPTWHEGENLNYDIQITRLNSPQREYLAFPELIPPSYPAGQKEAHLFHLSQKSPCCAGASIGLKNNLLALQHYTPSFGLAPGENQDTSPVYTEDSHTKHARYTTSPMSILPGQRNSSEKRLPGESQNPSPFRDDVSTLRRNTPCSVKNQLSQRGIMPFPEASSLQSKNIPCLKSDLGGDGNNVLEQIFEGNQFNERTVDLTPEQLVIGTPEEGPKPEGIPGEVQENEGERQQQRPSSILQLPCFGSELAKYHTSSTVTPSSIGRQGSFDGDPIMPTEIPNSLARLATGAQFQNINVDPLNADEQTPLDSLQIGANPQDQVQDCLLLQA, encoded by the exons ATGTTGCTGCTTCAGGGCAGGCATGGAGCCTCTTTTCCTAAGCTAGATAACTGG GCACCAAGTGGAAAAATGAAGATTCTCTTGGTCTTTCTAGGTCTGCTTGGTTATTCTGCTGCCATGCCA ATGCAAATGCCCCGAATACCTGGATTTAGCAGTAAAAGTGAGGAG ATGATGCGCTACGGTCACTTCAACTTTATGAATTCCCCACAT ATGGCACACCTGGGCCCCTTGTATGGCCATGGTATGCAGATTCCTCAGCTCTTCCCACAGTATCAGATGCCCATGTGGCCTCAGCCACCACCCAAGGTGAATCACCCACAGAAACCTTCATCTCCCTCAACACCCAATCACCAGAGCAACACTGATCAAGCCCCAGAGACCCAGCAACCCGACCAGCCTCAACCTCAAAAGCTCCCACCAAAATGGCCTTCAAAGCAGCCATCACCCACCCCAACTCAGCCCCAAGAGGAAGCCCAGACACCTGAG GCATTCCTACCATTCGGCAATGGGCTATTTCCCTACCAACAGCCACCGTGGCATGTTCCACAC AGGGTACCAACAGGCTATGGACGTCCAGCAGTCAGCAATGAAGAAGGCGGG AATCCTTTCTTTGGATATTTTGGATTTCATGGATTTGGGGGCCGTCCTTATTATTCAGAAGAGATGTTTGAAGATTTTGAAAAACCCAAAGAAGAAGATCCTCCTAAAACAGAAAGTCCAGCCACCGAACCTTCAACTAATTCAACAGTTCCTGAGACTAATTCCACCCAACCAAATGCACCCAATCCCAGAGGGGGTCAGAGTGGAAATGACACCAGCCCATCAGGAAACAGTGGCCAGGGGCCTAACACTGTGAGCAACCCTACAGCTCAAAATGGCCCTGTAGTTAATGTTTCAGGCCAGGGAGTTCCAAGAAGTCAAACCCCATGGGGACCAAGTCAGAcaaattttcatgaaaattatcCAAATCCTAACATTCGAAGTTTTCCTGCAAGAAGACAATGGCATCCTACTGGTACTGCCATGGGGCACAGGCAGAATGGGCCTTTTTACCGAAATCAACAAATTCAAAGGGGTCCTCGGTGGAACTCCTTTGCTTTGGAAGGCAAACAAGCAGTTCATCCAGGATATCCATTATATCGCAAAGCTTATGCTTCTACTGCAAGAGGCAATGCTCTCAATTATGCAGGAAACCCAGTGAATTTCAGAAGAAAGCCGCAGGGGCCAAATAAATACCCTATGGGAACCAATGTTGCCCCTCTGGATCCTAAACATGGTACTGTTGGTGGTAATGAAAACATCCAAAATCCAAGAGAGAATCCAGTAagtcaaaaagaaagaacagtCACTCCTACAATGGATCCAAATGGTCCCTGGAGAAACTCTCAAGATTATGGAGTTAATAAATCAAACTATAAATTGCCTCACCCTGAGGGCAACATGCTAGCCCCAAATTTTAATTCTATAGATCAAAATTCTTATTACCCGAGAGGAGATTCCAAAAGAGCCCCAAATTCTGAAGGACAAATCCAAAGCCAGAATTTGCCCAAAGGGATTATTTTAGAGccaagaagaataccatatgaatCAGAAACTAAACAGCCAGAATTAACGCAAAATACCTATCAGCCTGTGTATCCTGAGGGAATCccttcccctgcaagggaacgtTTTCCTACTGGAAGGAATACTTGGAACCAACAAGAAATCTCTCCACCTTTTAAGGAAGATCCTGGGAAGCAGGAAGAACACTTATCTCATCTTTCCCATGGCTCAAGAGGACGTGTTTACTACCCTGACTATCGCCCCTATGATCCCAGGGGAAATTCACCATACCTTAGAAGTAATACCTGGGGTGAAAGAGATGACTCACCCAATACAGTGAGACAGCCTGAAAATCCACACTACCCCATGAACACTCCAGATCCAAAAGAGACGATCCATTACAATGAAGAAGACCCAACTGATACAACTGGGGATGAACCTTTCCCAGGACAAAGCAGATGGGGTGTGGAGGAGTCAAGTTTTAAAGGAGGCCCAACAGTTAGGACCTATGAAGGCAAACAACAATATACCTCAAATCAACCAAAAGAATACCTTCCCTATTATCTAGATAATCCATCAAAACCCAGGGAGGATCTTCCTTATGGTGAATTTTACCCCTGGAACCCAGATGAGAATTTTCTGTCATATAATATAGCTCCCACTGTACCACCACCAGTGGAGAGCAGGGGCTATTATGTTAATAATGCTGCTGAACAAGAAGAAAGCACTAGATTTCCTTACTGGAACTCCTGGGACCAAAGGATTCAAGCCCAAGGGCAGAAAGAAATAAGACcatattttaacagaaatttcTGGGATCAGACAACAAATTTACACAAAGTCCCCACTAGTTCACTACACCAGGAGAACAAGCCCTATTCCAGTAATTCCCCAGCTGGGCTTCAGAAAAATCCAACATGGCATGAAGGTGAGAATTTGAATTATGACATACAAATTACTAGGTTAAATTCACCACAGAGAGAATATCTGGCTTTCCCAGAGTTAATTCCTCCAAGTTACCCAGCAGGACAAAAAGAAGCACATTTATTTCACCTAAGCCAGAAAAGCCCTTGCTGTGCTGGTGCCTCAATAGGACTCAAGAACAATCTACTTGCTCTGCAACACTACACTCCATCTTTTGGTCTTGCACCAGGGGAGAACCAAGACACCAGCCCTGTGTATACAGAAGATAGTCATACTAAGCATGCAAGATATACTACCTCCCCGATGAGTATCCTGCCTGGACAAAGAAACAGCTCAGAGAAAAGACTGCCTGGGGAAAGTCAAAACCCAAGTCCTTTCAGAGATGATGTATCCACTCTGAGGAGGAACACACCATGTTCTGTAAAGAATCAATTGAGCCAAAGGGGAATTATGCCCTTTCCTGAAGCCAGTTCCCTTCAATCAAAGAATATACCTTGCCTCAAAAGTGATCTTGGGGGAGATGGGAACAATGTTTTGGAACAAATATTTGAAGGCAACCAGTTCAATGAAAGAACTGTTGACCTTACTCCTGAGCAGCTTGTTATTGGTACACCTGAAGAAGGTCCCAAGCCAGAAGGAATCCCAGGTGAAGTCCAAGAAAATGAGGGTGAAAGGCAGCAACAAAGACCATCTAGCATCCTACAGTTACCATGTTTTGGCTCCGAATTAGCAAAGTATCACACCTCCAGCACTGTAACTCCATCTAGCATTGGAAGGCAAGGCTCATTTGATGGGGATCCAATTATGCCTACTGAAATTCCTAACTCATTGGCCAGGTTAGCTACTGGGGCACAGTTTCAGAATATAAATGTAGACCCACTTAATGCAGATGAACAAACTCCATTAGATTCTCTTCAAATAGGGGCCAATCCACAGGACCAGGTGCAAGACTGCTTACTACTTCAGGCCTAG